The bacterium genomic interval GTTATAGGCGGAGACGAAGTTGTAATAATGGCAGGGCCGTGTGCAGTTGAAACTGAAGAGCAGCTTGATATTATTGCTGCCGCTGTAAAAAAAGCAGGAGCAAAAATTTTAAGAGGCGGAGCATTCAAACCGCGTACATCCCCCTACAGTTTCCAGGGGCTCGGAGAACAGGGCCTTAAATACCTGAAAGAAGCTGCTGAAAAACACAACATGCTTACAGTTTCCGAAGTAATGGACACAGGGTCTGTTGACATGATCGCAGAATACATTGATATTCTGCAGATAGGCGCACGAAATATGCAGAATTTTTCTCTTTTAAAAGAAGTCGGAAAGTGCAAAAAACCAATCTTTTTAAAAAGAGGTATGTCTGCAACTATTGAAGAACTGCTTATGGCTGCAGAATACATTATGTCTAAAGGCAACAGCAACATAATCCTGTGCGAAAGAGGCATCAGGACTTTTGAAAAATATACCCGGAACACAATGGATATATCAGCAATACCTGTTGTAAAAAAGAGAAGCCACCTCCC includes:
- a CDS encoding bifunctional 3-deoxy-7-phosphoheptulonate synthase/chorismate mutase produces the protein MIIVMRNNSSASQIEKVTQKITDAGLEYVPITGSSRIVLGVVGNTRGIDPRTFELEEGVLEVIRVAEPYKLASRSFHPDNTIIKIKDIVIGGDEVVIMAGPCAVETEEQLDIIAAAVKKAGAKILRGGAFKPRTSPYSFQGLGEQGLKYLKEAAEKHNMLTVSEVMDTGSVDMIAEYIDILQIGARNMQNFSLLKEVGKCKKPIFLKRGMSATIEELLMAAEYIMSKGNSNIILCERGIRTFEKYTRNTMDISAIPVVKKRSHLP